The stretch of DNA ataaaaaaatttacctAAAAATATTAGTTTGATGATCATATCAATAACTTAACTTACGCACATGCTACTTAAATGTTGTATGTAATCAAATCCTACTTATCTTAGTGATAAAACTATTAAGTCTCACATTAATTAAGGAGTATGGAACTAAGAACTCATAAGTCCCTTAGATCTCCCTTATCAAAGACGTCTTTTGAAGTTCATATACTTCGAAAGAATAAAATTGTACGAATATGCCTTTTGCTCAAAACAGACAATTATTTACGAGTCTACAAAGTTACACCAATGGAGGCCGATCAACCGCATGGTCCCTTAtcacttagaaaaaaaaaaaaaaacttatttacaCATGCTTTTCCATAAAGTTTATTCAAAATTTTAACATCCTGCAAGAGAACAAAACACAAAATAAATTAAGAATTGCTGAAATGAAGAATGAGCAATTAACTGGAAAATAGGTCCATAGAAAATTGAtaaatgataaacaaaatcaaaacataaagagAAGGCATTTACACTAACATAATCTGCATCTTTTCCACTCCATATTCTTGATGAAGATTTTTGACCCTTTTTATCTTTTGGGACATAGACATGAACTGCACAACAAGTTTGGGCTTTTCAATACTAAATTCAAACTTAAATGAGTCCATACACAACTCAATTCAACTAGTTAAGCAAATCTTCCATAAACGAAAAAACATCTGGACTCATGCTGCTTCCTGGGCTCAATCAGATCATCAAAAATTCTGGGCTAAAGATTATCCATAACACTACTTCAGTAATAAATTACAAAGGaaaattaataattcaaccacTTTTTGCCACTTTAGAATAACAAAAACCTGCTGAAATAATGGCCAGTTAATTCTCCACAAAATAGACCTGTACAAAACATATAAGAACTCACAATTCCACACACTTACCTATTGATGAAGTTCATAAAGATCATAAAATACTAACCCTATTCTAATATGAATGACTGCTTGATCTACTACAGAGCAAACGACACAGTATATCCAACAAGCTGCTCAACactatttaaatatataaattatcataCAAATAAAATAATCTTGAAGAGCACCAAAAGAAGTGTAACAGACAATGATCATAATGGTTAAAGCATATgcaaatcaagaaagaaaaaaagacaagAGTCATTTTAATTTACATATCTAAATGATTACTAGCTCGCCTAGTTGAAGAAAAATGATTCATAACTTAGGGCTTTCACCAAGTACATTACAAAGGGAGATTAAACAGAGGCTCATCAAGATCTGAAGTAAGGTAGCTATTATCCTGTTTTTAAAATTGACATTATTCCTATGGTTTCACTACAAAATATAGAAACAAGATTCCCTCTTCTTGCCCCCAAGCTTTAATTCTCTTCTCCTGAACAGATTCTTATAATAACCAGTGTGTTTTCAGTAGGAcagaaggaaggcatgacacaccaAGGGTCGATTCCCTGCTTTTGATGCTTTATTGGTCCAAACATAAAACATAATTCGGTTTAATTTATATATCCTGGTTATTCAAATTACTTGTGATCACAATATATTGGTAGCCTCCTCGATTCCCTCATCCTCAATAATACAATAGAAAGTGAGTGCAATTATTACTCTAAGATAAAAATTTAAAGCTCAATTTCTTTTTTCAAGCTTTCCTTCCTCGACTAATAAAAGACAAATGCATGATAAATCAGACCTTATATTAATGCTCACCAAACATTAAGCAACAATCATGAGTCATATCGTCAATCTCAACAATGTGCAAACCAAATAGGCTTGACACTTGCCAATTGGGCCAGCTTGCGCAAACCAGTAGCATCGTTATCCAAAAACCCTAATGTGGAAACCCTAGTTCGCGGGATCAAACCCAGAAATCGGAAGGAGGGCGAAGATGGAAAAGGAGGGAGGGGAAGCGCAAAGAAGCACCTGCGGGTGACCCTTGCTCGCCACGCCGTCGCTCGACTATCAAAAGGCACGCGACGGGCGGGAGACGACGACCATCGTCGATCGCCCGATTCTTCTGTCCCCCGGCGGTTAGAATCCTTACGGGGAGGAGGATTGAGATACCGATACCCTCGGTTTGTTTGGCCTTGGAGACTAACAAGAAGATGGTAGAGCTTAATCGAGTGAAGCTTTACGGGCTGGATTATGATCAGATTTATAAGAGCCCATCTTTGTATGATGAAACACCGATTCAATTCCAATTATTTATCCGAAATAACATGCTGAAACAAAAGTTAGTATGATGATCACAGCCTCAGAGATCTTTCTACATCATCAAGTTAGTTAACATGTTAGTTTTGATCTGTTAGGATTGTAGTTGAGGTTGTTATGCTTTATCAAAATATTTCATGAAAAAATAATTCATTTTAATCCCAAATATCTTTAAAGTTTGTCTGAATAGCTCTcgtgagaaagaaaaaagaacaatgCGGTCTTCACTATTACTGCGACTCGAACTCATGACCTGTTGGATAGCGGTCCCTTAGAAATGCCCCATCAGGTCCGTTCGTTAAATCTTCCAAGAGTTATGATGATCATGAAATCAAACGTGGGAGAAATCTCGGTATGGGTGTGCATGGTTGTTGTCTGTAGAGGCGCGCATTGAAGAGAGGGATCAGTAAGTCTCAGGTGGGGCTACTGTTGACCGTGGCATGTAGGGGAGAGGTGGGGCTAACATTGACCGCGGCCTGTAGAGAAAGCTTGGCGgtgtacagagagagagagaggagaagacatGGTGGTGGGACCGGCGTCGACGGCCACGGCCAATTCGCCGAAGCATTTATTCAAACGTACGAGTGAAGAGCAGCGTCTTCCTTTTCCATGCCCGACCAGCCCACCAACAACTGCTGCTTTTAGTTGGTGCATTGCGGCGCCGACGCCCAACGACTGTAGCGTATGGATCCCCTCATGGGGGGTTTCATCTGCCCCACCACCTCCCTCCTCCACGAAGTGGATTCTTCGCCACCACATCCTTCCGCCTCCGCTCTGCTTCGCGGAACCTGCAGCCTTCTTCTCGAGCATGCACGTTTTATTCGTCGGAGTAGGCGTTGCCATCAGATTTGGTTTCTTGGCCCACACCAAATCTAAGGGAGATCGTTGGAGCGGCTGCTTCGTACACGTACACCCTCTTTGTTTAAGGATGAATCCTCATCGATGGAACGTCTCTATCTGTAGCTTACGGCGACGAATGTTCCAAAGGCAGTTCTACGTGTATGTATCCATCGTCGCACAAGCTACAATAAGGACTAAGAGAATGGAAGTTGACTATGAGGAAGAACAGATTAAATGCCTGCatgcaacatatatatatatatatatatatttcattactGCCTCTTCTACCACCAACTGTAGCTTTCCACCCTCACATCGCCACCCATCAAATGCTGGCGTTGAGCACTCGCAAAATGCTTTCGTTCCTCCTCCACCTGCATGAATGCATCTCATCCATCCCATCTATGAAATATCGGATGGTTAATTTAGAGAAGATCGATGCTTTGTGGATTGCTAATGAGGAAATTGTTAGTGGTGAAAACAACATCATCGTTGGCCATAAACCTAATGATAGGAAGCGAATTATAAACACACTTCTCTTTATCATGGTTTGCTTCTTATACTTAATGATGATAATGATCGAGGTATCATCGGTTTCGGCATCATATCTTTAAGTTTTATTGATCGATTAACTGTGACCTTTTGCTGCATGAAACTTTCGTTGATCGACGATTAAAGATACCTCAGAGAAATTAGTCATGAGATGAGCAGTGTGGTTGGCGAGTCGGATCGATTACATCGATGTGTAAACAATGGCTTTGTGCTTTGGACCCACAAATTTGTCGCTTATGGTTGGATGCATTGCAATGAGACGTGGATAAGATTAGCATAAATGCATCACCTCACCTCTTTATATGGATGAGAAACTAAGTTCATCTGATCAAGAAGGCACAAACTCTGTATCTTTCTCATATATTTTCTGTGATTCTCTCACTGCAAAGTTGTCATGGAATAGAATGTGATCGAACAATAACATTAGGACGATTTTAagcttttatatttatatatatatgtatatatgtgtgtattataatatataatattcagTTATGTCTTATGTTTAAATTAGGACTTGTGATAATAGTCTTTTACCAACCAAGTTTAAGAAACTGGAAAGtaactcaataataataataaagggatCACATGTTCGACTTTTAATGAGCATAATGATTCGTGCAATATTCATGATTGCTACCTGGCAAAATGGGTAGTGCTCTTTGCGTCTCACGTTGATATCTTGAGACATATGACTGCTATTTGTGAGCTCTGTGAGATCGCCACGGACTGAATCATTGAATAGGTTTGACTGTCTTCCGATAGGCCTCCTTCTCCTAATCACAGAGGGAGGGGGGCGAAGGACAAAAAAGGAGTCTTTCGGAAATAAATTGAAGCTTTCTTTTCTGGTCAGATTCATTTATCTGATCACAAAAACATTATCATCAAACGGTGCATTATAATTATGTTctttgcatttgagatcataattAAGTTCTTTGCATTCAAGGAGGGAGCATAGAGATCCATCTCAGGATCAGTTCGTAATGATGATCTCCAAAAGTATCCACTATTGTTCACCATTACCAACTGTACTTGTTATGGGTCGTTGACATAAAACATTTCCTATTTGGTTTCTCTTCCATCACATCTTGAATCGAaaaggagagggggaaaacaaataTTAAATGAGTTAAGTGGCAAAAAGTCTATTATTAGTTCTAACTTTGAgacaaagaaagagaaggaaTCCTTCTTAGCAAGTCTGTCGAATCACTTGTCATTATTTATCTTTCAATGTCTTTAGCTTAATTCATATCACTGGCCGCCATATAATCCTAATTAAGGATGGAAGCTAAACCTTTCTGACGTTAGTTAATCACGCGCATTACAAGTAATGCCATGGTTAACTGCGTCGCTAATTCCATCATTAGCGGACTCAGCAAGTCCGAGATACTTATATTaaacatacacatacatacattaatatatatatatatatatatatatataccatagcAATGCAATGCGAACATCTCACAGAGATCGATCCGTAGCTGACATAATTCTAGCACTCTAATTCGAAACGAGGTGTTCGACGAAATGCTCACGGATAGCTCCACCTCCACTCGCCTTCGTACACCTCCGGCAGGTCATCGGGTCCGCTCGGGCTCAGCCTCGGCGGGCTCATAAGCATCCCCTCCGCCATGTTCACCAGCAGTTGCGGCATGTCGAAGATTTCATCCTCGTCGATGTACTGCCCTTCCGACGGCCGCTGCGGGAcggcatcgtcgtcgtcgtcggcggcGGCGATTCCGGTGCCCCGCAGCAGTAGGGCGGTGGCCGCCTCGGCGGCGGCCGAGCGGATGGCGGTTGGGGAGCCCGACGCCGGTACGGGACGCGTCGCGATCTCGTCGGGGAAGTTGAGCACCGCGTCGGCGCCGCGCAGCGCGTGGGCGGCTACGTCGTAGGCCACGGCCGCCATCTCCGCGGTGGCGTACGTGCCCAGCCATATGCGGCTGGCCTTCCCCGGCTCCCGAATCTCCGACACCCACTTACCGCTCCGCTGCCTGATGCCGCGGTAGCTGGAGCGCCGCGGCGCGACCTCTCCGCCGGTTCCCATGGGCGGGCCTGTGGAACTCCCTCCGTGGCCATAAGGACACGACTGTATCAGGTCCCGAGGCGGTGGGGGCCGCGAGCCGGGTCGGCCGCTGCTTCCCACGTGCGAATATCTCACGTGGCGATAATGATGCACGTGCGAAGGTTGGTCCGCCATATCAGACGAAGGGAAGAAGCAGTTAAAGCCGATGATGGTTCACATGGATACGTTGAAAAGAAGCACTAGTAGTTTGTTTGCTGTCTGCTGGACCAGAAGgggcaaaaaaaagggaagaacggAGAGGGATTGGGGGGGGGAGGTGAAGATTAGAATGGAGAGAGCATTTAAAGGTGAAGAGAGGAGTGCAAGCGTGGGGATTTCGCGGGGAGTGAGTGTTTCAGTGAAGTGAAGAAGAGCTGGCtgtggctgtggccgtggctatgGCTATGGGACGGGACTCGGCTTTGGGGGCGCCCGCTTGCGATGAGCTGTTGCTCGGGGAGCACACAAAGTTTCCATGTGGGAGGATGGGGACGTGGAACACTTTTGTCCGCGGTCTTACTGTTATGCGGTAGTTAATTAATGTGATGATAGGATACGGCAAGTGGAGGAGGAGAGGGTGGAGTTAAAACACAGGTGATGGTGCGGTCAGCGTCGACGGAAGTGGATATGAAGGATCTCAGGTTGACTAACTCGTCCATGGTTTGAAGCAGGGAGTGGGCTCGCTCGCTACTACGGCCTTGAGATCGTGAGGCTCGGATTGGCCATGAAAGAAACCGCTGGGATTTATAATTCTCGGCGTGGATAAGCAACAACATTGCTTTTGGAGGCTTATGATAATAATATTATGAGAAAGGAATGTCTCTCGCTTCGGTATCGGTGGAAACATTTCTGCATAAGGAAATCGTTGGATGTGTCAGCTGGAatgttaaattattatatttaatttggtatttattttgatttagGAAGGAGGGCCGGAGTTTCTTTCATGATTGGGGTGGGGTCACAATCGGAGTCAGAAGTTTTGAATTTAATCCtctattatttttaattagaaaaatattatgtttttattttttaattagttatCTTGACTATTATAGATGGCCTATTATttcaataaataattatttttatattttgattatgattattattattattatatatatatatatatatatatatatatatatatatatatatatatattaatgactATAGTTAAATGGCCGTTGGTTGTCGACGGGTACCGTCAACTTCCAATGGTCAGATTGATCACCTCGATGTGAGGTCTGATCTTAACGTGCTTCCCATTTGAGCTGTCTCCAGCGCGTTCCTCAGACACAGCAGTAGGACAATTGAGACACGGCGCGGTCAATaataccagagagagagagagatatttcAGATCACTTaatccataataataataataataataataataataataataataataataataataataataataataataataataacaggagTTCATAACGAGAATGGGAATGGAATTTTTGTTAGTTCCAGAACTGCACATCGGTACCAACTGTAGGGGATGATGCGGGTTGGTAAGATGAGACTCGCGGATCTCCACATCGGATGCGCCGCTGATCTTGAGGTGGCTGCTTGCGAGTTACCACCCGGTTTCCAGGTGAGACGCAGGCGGCCGAACAGTGGTTACAGCGACGGCTGCTCGGCTCGCACTAGCCTGGCTCACCGTCATCTGCGCTCCCACGCTTTGCTTTGCGCATGGAGAGGCAGCCGGGAACCTCACATAGTCACGTCATGCAGGACACTAAAAAGGAGTCTCCCTTCGTCCCCCCGCACGAACGGAGATGAGCGCTTCCGATCGATCCCTTTCCCCCGATCgttttgatagcagataagattttcaaaattttctaatttttacatgtataaataaatattatatttaactaatttaaatatattttatcgttatattttaatttatcattGTATCAAAGTTAATTCCTTCTGCTCATCTCGTAagtaataattaataataatactttCCTCTTTTTCGTTTTCATTAGATTGAAATAAAAGTTAATACACGAACGATTTGTCAATATGGTTTACAATTGAAATTAAAATCAATTGAGCCACAAATTTACTTCATttatactcctacaatatattataatattattataactaTCTACTTATACGTCAATCCAGTGTTCTACTCACACATGAAATACATTGTTATCCACTTCCACTTCATGCGAAATCAAGTTGTCGGACATCAACTATGTGTT from Musa acuminata AAA Group cultivar baxijiao chromosome BXJ2-11, Cavendish_Baxijiao_AAA, whole genome shotgun sequence encodes:
- the LOC103970294 gene encoding ethylene-responsive transcription factor ERF024-like, producing MADQPSHVHHYRHVRYSHVGSSGRPGSRPPPPRDLIQSCPYGHGGSSTGPPMGTGGEVAPRRSSYRGIRQRSGKWVSEIREPGKASRIWLGTYATAEMAAVAYDVAAHALRGADAVLNFPDEIATRPVPASGSPTAIRSAAAEAATALLLRGTGIAAADDDDDAVPQRPSEGQYIDEDEIFDMPQLLVNMAEGMLMSPPRLSPSGPDDLPEVYEGEWRWSYP